From Paracoccus suum, the proteins below share one genomic window:
- the alaE gene encoding L-alanine exporter AlaE: MIHARRAFLADTLALILFFTTTGILNERFVAGMDWAEVARARMIGAPLMVLTARPYGLWRDWIMRRAGVSAVSRLLWDSFALLVFQVPIYAAIIVAGGAEGSQILRGILGAAALMLVLGRPYGAFLDFVRGRFGLPPGGTRPMSLDPRP, encoded by the coding sequence TTGATCCACGCGCGCCGTGCCTTTCTGGCCGACACCCTGGCGCTGATCCTATTCTTTACCACCACCGGGATCCTGAACGAGCGTTTCGTCGCCGGCATGGACTGGGCCGAGGTCGCAAGGGCGCGGATGATCGGCGCGCCCCTGATGGTGCTGACCGCCCGCCCCTATGGCCTGTGGCGGGACTGGATCATGCGGCGCGCCGGCGTGTCTGCGGTCTCGCGCCTGCTCTGGGACAGCTTCGCGCTGCTGGTCTTTCAGGTGCCGATCTACGCTGCGATCATCGTCGCCGGCGGCGCCGAGGGTAGCCAGATCCTGCGGGGCATCCTGGGGGCTGCGGCGCTGATGCTGGTCCTGGGCCGTCCCTACGGCGCATTCCTCGATTTTGTGCGGGGCCGGTTTGGTCTGCCGCCGGGCGGGACCCGCCCAATGTCGCTGGACCCGCGCCCGTAA
- a CDS encoding Glu/Leu/Phe/Val family dehydrogenase, whose translation MTIAAQNVADPTPVPPPPAHGSFRASVDRMFTQAASLMQLEPGLEEKIRVCNSTYTVRFGVRLRGAIHTFTGYRSVHSEHQEPVKGGIRYAMSVDQDEVEALAALMTYKCALVELPFGGSKGGLRIDPRAWDEDELERVTRRFTYELSRRSLISPSQNVPAPDMGTGEREMAWMADAYKRLHPGDIDARACVTGKPLSFGGIKGRVEATGRGVQYALREVFRTPAVVAAAGLSGGLEGKRIVVQGLGNVGYHAALFLSGEDGAIITAVAERDGAVVNEAGLDIEALSQHMKATGGVQGFPGATFSPDSAAALEIDCDILIPAAMEAVIHEENAPRIKAKMVIEAANGPVTAAADAILREKGVFIVPDMYANAGGVTVSYFEWVKNLSHMDYGRMERRREEARHRLLTEELERLSADRGLGWTLSEGFKQSYLQGADELTLVRSGLDDIMRGAFQQMMEVKDGDSRVNDLRTAAYIVAIRRIARTYEALGL comes from the coding sequence ATGACAATCGCCGCCCAAAACGTCGCTGATCCCACCCCCGTCCCCCCGCCCCCCGCGCATGGATCTTTCCGGGCGTCGGTCGACCGGATGTTCACCCAGGCCGCCTCGCTAATGCAGCTGGAGCCGGGCCTCGAGGAAAAGATCCGGGTCTGCAACAGCACCTACACCGTGCGCTTTGGCGTGCGGCTGCGCGGCGCGATCCACACCTTTACCGGGTATCGCAGCGTCCATTCCGAGCATCAGGAGCCGGTCAAGGGCGGCATCCGCTACGCCATGTCGGTCGACCAGGACGAGGTCGAGGCACTGGCGGCGCTGATGACTTATAAATGCGCTCTGGTCGAATTGCCCTTCGGCGGCAGTAAGGGCGGGTTGCGGATCGACCCGCGCGCCTGGGACGAGGACGAGTTGGAGCGCGTGACCCGCCGCTTTACTTATGAATTGTCGCGCCGCAGCCTGATCTCGCCCAGCCAGAACGTGCCGGCGCCCGACATGGGCACCGGCGAGCGCGAGATGGCGTGGATGGCCGATGCCTACAAGCGCCTCCACCCCGGCGATATCGACGCACGCGCCTGCGTGACCGGCAAGCCGCTCAGCTTTGGCGGGATCAAGGGCAGGGTCGAGGCGACGGGTCGCGGGGTGCAATATGCGCTGCGCGAGGTGTTCCGCACACCCGCGGTGGTCGCTGCGGCGGGCCTCAGCGGTGGGCTGGAGGGCAAGCGGATCGTCGTCCAGGGGCTCGGCAACGTCGGCTATCACGCGGCGCTGTTCCTGTCGGGCGAGGATGGCGCGATCATCACCGCCGTGGCCGAACGTGACGGTGCGGTGGTGAACGAGGCCGGCCTAGATATCGAGGCGCTGAGCCAGCACATGAAGGCCACCGGCGGCGTTCAGGGCTTTCCAGGCGCGACCTTCTCGCCCGACAGCGCCGCTGCCCTGGAAATCGATTGCGACATCCTGATCCCGGCCGCAATGGAGGCCGTGATCCACGAGGAGAACGCCCCCCGGATCAAGGCCAAGATGGTGATCGAGGCGGCGAACGGCCCCGTCACCGCAGCCGCCGACGCGATCTTGCGCGAAAAGGGCGTCTTTATCGTCCCCGACATGTACGCGAATGCGGGCGGCGTCACGGTCAGCTATTTCGAATGGGTCAAGAACCTCAGCCACATGGACTATGGCCGGATGGAGCGCCGCCGCGAGGAGGCCCGCCACCGCCTGCTGACCGAGGAACTGGAGCGGCTGTCCGCCGACCGTGGCCTCGGCTGGACGCTGTCCGAGGGCTTCAAGCAGTCCTATCTGCAAGGCGCGGACGAATTGACGCTCGTCCGCTCCGGCCTCGATGACATCATGCGCGGCGCCTTCCAGCAGATGATGGAGGTCAAGGACGGCGACAGCCGGGTGAACGACCTGCGCACCGCCG
- a CDS encoding ABC transporter ATP-binding protein: MIQIEGLSHRIGTAPILTDITADLPRGKLTALIGPNGAGKSTLLRLIGRLLPLQAGRITVEGRDVARTPGEVLALTMAILGQQTVIASRLRLRELVAFGRWPHHHGRPRPADHAAVEAALAAFDLLPLADRFLDELSGGQGQRGYLAMTFAQGSPWMLLDEPLNNLDMGHARALMARLAQIVRTEGRSVVMVVHEVNYAAAWADHVIAMKGGRLIAQGPPETVLTETLLSQLYDTPIEVSRHDGRPLVLHHHLHHALGVEPELPGIAPGGLRPQASDLETERAASDTAC; this comes from the coding sequence ATGATCCAGATCGAGGGCCTCAGCCACAGGATCGGCACCGCGCCGATCCTGACGGACATCACCGCCGATCTTCCCCGCGGCAAGCTGACCGCACTGATCGGCCCGAACGGGGCGGGCAAATCCACCCTGTTGCGGCTGATCGGGCGGCTGCTGCCGCTGCAGGCCGGGCGCATCACGGTCGAGGGACGGGACGTCGCCCGCACCCCCGGCGAGGTGCTGGCGCTGACCATGGCGATCCTCGGCCAGCAGACGGTGATCGCCAGCCGCCTGCGCCTGCGCGAGTTGGTCGCCTTTGGCCGTTGGCCGCATCACCACGGCCGCCCCCGCCCCGCCGATCACGCCGCGGTCGAGGCGGCACTGGCAGCCTTCGACCTGCTGCCGCTGGCCGACCGCTTTCTGGACGAGTTGTCGGGCGGACAGGGGCAGCGCGGCTATCTGGCGATGACCTTTGCCCAGGGCAGTCCGTGGATGCTGCTGGACGAGCCCCTGAACAACCTCGACATGGGCCATGCCCGTGCCCTGATGGCGCGACTCGCGCAGATCGTGCGGACCGAGGGGCGCAGCGTCGTGATGGTGGTCCACGAGGTGAACTACGCTGCCGCATGGGCCGATCATGTCATCGCGATGAAGGGCGGGCGCCTGATCGCACAGGGGCCTCCGGAAACAGTCCTGACCGAGACGCTGCTATCCCAGCTCTACGACACGCCGATCGAGGTCAGCCGCCACGACGGCCGGCCCCTGGTGCTGCACCACCACCTGCATCATGCGCTCGGCGTCGAGCCGGAACTGCCGGGAATCGCGCCGGGTGGACTGCGGCCGCAAGCCTCTGATTTGGAGACAGAACGTGCCGCGAGCGACACGGCATGCTAA
- a CDS encoding crotonase/enoyl-CoA hydratase family protein yields MLDDLDLQNMTIAVDDAGIATLTLNRPAKRNALDAASVRELIAVFTALPRAGVRACILRAEGPHFCAGLDLVEHYHADRSPADFMHLCLDWHEAFNKMEYGGVPIIAVLKGAVVGGGLELASAAHIRVADEGTYFGLPEGQRGLFTGGGATIRVAGLIGKARMIDMMLTGRLYRGAEAVEVGLTQYLVPDAEAKSRELATAAAANLPLTNFAICSGISHFQNMGALDASYAEAVLAGVVNTQPAARERLDAFARGMARKVKPEDRD; encoded by the coding sequence ATGCTTGACGATCTTGATCTGCAGAACATGACTATTGCGGTCGACGATGCCGGCATCGCCACGCTGACGCTGAACCGCCCCGCCAAGCGCAATGCGCTGGACGCCGCATCGGTACGCGAGTTGATCGCCGTCTTTACCGCGCTGCCCCGCGCTGGCGTGCGCGCTTGCATCCTGCGCGCTGAAGGACCGCATTTCTGCGCCGGCCTCGATCTGGTCGAGCATTACCACGCCGACCGCAGTCCGGCCGACTTCATGCACCTGTGCCTCGACTGGCACGAAGCGTTCAACAAGATGGAATATGGCGGCGTGCCGATCATCGCCGTCCTGAAAGGCGCCGTGGTCGGCGGCGGGCTTGAGCTGGCTTCGGCCGCGCATATCCGGGTCGCGGACGAGGGCACCTATTTCGGCCTGCCGGAAGGGCAGCGGGGGCTCTTCACCGGCGGCGGCGCGACGATCCGGGTGGCCGGGCTGATCGGCAAGGCGCGGATGATCGACATGATGCTGACCGGCCGGCTTTACCGCGGGGCCGAGGCGGTCGAGGTCGGGCTGACGCAATACCTCGTGCCTGACGCCGAGGCCAAGTCGCGCGAACTGGCTACGGCCGCCGCCGCCAACCTTCCGCTGACCAATTTTGCCATCTGCTCCGGGATCTCGCATTTCCAGAACATGGGCGCGCTGGACGCATCCTATGCCGAGGCGGTGCTGGCGGGCGTCGTCAACACCCAGCCCGCCGCGCGCGAGCGCCTGGACGCCTTTGCCCGCGGGATGGCGCGCAAGGTCAAACCGGAGGACCGCGATTGA
- a CDS encoding DUF2794 domain-containing protein: MLTPPPIQFQPAAEVVAFDRGELGVILSLYGRMVAAGEWRDYGMSFLRDVAIFSVFRRAAETPLYRIEKRPRLRNAQGQYAVLGMDGRILRRGHDLTAVLRVVDRKLIRPVD, translated from the coding sequence ATGCTGACGCCGCCCCCGATCCAGTTCCAGCCTGCGGCCGAAGTCGTCGCCTTCGACCGTGGTGAGCTGGGCGTGATCTTGTCGCTTTACGGACGGATGGTGGCCGCGGGCGAATGGCGCGACTACGGCATGTCCTTCCTGCGGGACGTGGCCATATTCTCGGTCTTTCGCCGCGCGGCCGAAACGCCTCTCTATCGTATCGAAAAGCGCCCGCGGCTGCGCAATGCCCAGGGGCAGTACGCGGTCTTGGGCATGGATGGCCGAATCCTGCGCCGGGGCCATGACCTCACGGCGGTCCTGCGCGTGGTGGACCGCAAGCTGATCCGGCCGGTCGACTAG
- the mbfA gene encoding iron exporter MbfA: MPILSNRRRFADLSEREVLALAISCEEDDARIFRMFAESLAADYPASAAVFEGMAEEEDHHRQLLIESHRARFGEVIPLIRREHVAGFYARRPMWLTKNLPLERIRAEAEAMEHQAARFYERAARQTTDAGTRKLLGDLARAEAGHGAQAGALTEQHLTEDARTSEANAARRDFVLTWVQPGLAGLMDGSVSTLAPIFATAFATHDTHTTFLVGLAAALGAGISMGFTEAASDDGVVSGRGSPLKRGFASGVMTAVGGLGHALPYLISDFWTATTVATVIVFVELWAIAWIQNRWMETPFWRASLQVVVGGALVFATGVLIGGG; this comes from the coding sequence ATGCCAATTTTGTCCAATCGCCGGCGCTTTGCCGATCTGTCCGAACGCGAGGTGCTGGCCTTGGCCATCTCCTGCGAGGAGGACGACGCCCGCATCTTTCGCATGTTCGCCGAATCGCTGGCGGCCGACTATCCCGCCAGCGCCGCCGTGTTCGAGGGCATGGCCGAGGAAGAGGATCACCACCGCCAGCTGCTGATCGAATCGCACCGCGCACGATTCGGCGAAGTGATCCCCCTTATCCGGCGCGAGCATGTCGCCGGCTTTTACGCGCGCCGCCCGATGTGGCTGACCAAGAACCTGCCGCTGGAGCGGATCCGCGCCGAAGCGGAGGCGATGGAGCATCAGGCGGCCCGATTCTACGAACGCGCGGCCCGGCAGACGACCGACGCCGGCACCCGCAAGTTGCTGGGCGATCTGGCCCGTGCCGAGGCCGGGCACGGCGCCCAGGCCGGCGCCCTGACCGAGCAGCACCTGACCGAGGACGCCCGCACCAGCGAGGCCAATGCCGCACGCCGCGATTTCGTGCTGACCTGGGTGCAGCCGGGTCTGGCGGGGCTGATGGATGGCTCGGTCTCGACCCTTGCGCCGATCTTCGCCACCGCCTTCGCCACCCATGACACGCACACCACCTTTCTGGTTGGCCTCGCGGCGGCCCTGGGTGCCGGCATCTCGATGGGCTTTACCGAGGCGGCCTCGGACGATGGCGTCGTCTCGGGCCGGGGCTCGCCCCTCAAGCGCGGATTTGCCTCGGGGGTTATGACAGCGGTGGGCGGGCTGGGCCACGCCCTGCCCTACCTGATCTCAGACTTCTGGACCGCGACCACCGTCGCCACCGTGATCGTGTTCGTCGAGCTTTGGGCGATCGCCTGGATTCAGAACCGGTGGATGGAAACGCCGTTCTGGCGCGCCAGCCTGCAGGTCGTGGTCGGCGGCGCCTTGGTGTTCGCGACCGGGGTGCTGATCGGCGGCGGCTAG
- a CDS encoding ABC transporter permease: protein MLASLMVGAARIDPLAAGRDPRAALVLMESRLPRTLAVVLTGAALSVAGVIMQALVRNRFVGPDTVGTSESAALGLLGVTLIAPGAAVWVKMLAASLAAMAGTALFVAVIRRLPPREIMLVPIVGLVLSGVIGSLVLFVAWQFDLVQLVSAWLFVGEFSGVVAGRYELLWIAGAAALLAWFAADRFAILALGDQVAAGLGLRAEAVMRLGLLVVALCSAMVVSTVGMIPFVGLVVPNIVARLMGDNLRASLPVVAISGAALVLACDLFGRLVRYPHEIPAGSILGVVGAAVFLTLLWRVPARG from the coding sequence ATGCTGGCCAGCCTGATGGTCGGCGCGGCGCGGATCGATCCGCTCGCCGCCGGCCGTGATCCGCGCGCGGCGCTGGTGCTGATGGAATCGCGCCTGCCGCGCACGCTGGCCGTGGTGCTGACCGGTGCGGCGCTGTCGGTCGCGGGGGTCATCATGCAGGCGCTGGTGCGCAACCGCTTTGTCGGCCCGGACACGGTCGGCACCTCGGAAAGCGCCGCGCTGGGGCTGCTCGGCGTGACGCTGATCGCGCCGGGCGCCGCAGTCTGGGTCAAGATGCTGGCAGCCAGCCTTGCCGCGATGGCGGGCACCGCGCTCTTCGTCGCCGTCATCCGACGCCTGCCCCCGCGCGAGATCATGCTGGTGCCCATCGTGGGGCTGGTGCTCTCGGGGGTGATCGGCTCGCTGGTGCTGTTCGTCGCCTGGCAGTTCGACCTCGTCCAACTGGTCAGCGCTTGGCTGTTCGTGGGCGAGTTCTCGGGCGTCGTCGCCGGCCGCTACGAGCTTCTGTGGATCGCGGGCGCGGCGGCGCTGCTGGCGTGGTTCGCCGCCGACCGCTTTGCCATTCTGGCGCTTGGCGATCAGGTCGCTGCCGGCCTTGGGCTGCGGGCCGAGGCGGTGATGCGGCTTGGCCTGCTGGTCGTCGCCCTTTGCTCGGCCATGGTGGTCAGCACCGTCGGCATGATCCCGTTCGTCGGGCTGGTCGTGCCGAACATCGTTGCGCGGCTGATGGGAGACAACCTCCGCGCCTCGCTGCCTGTGGTCGCGATCTCGGGCGCGGCCCTGGTGCTGGCCTGCGATCTGTTCGGGCGCCTGGTCCGCTATCCGCACGAAATTCCGGCCGGCAGTATCCTGGGCGTGGTCGGCGCGGCAGTGTTCCTGACGCTGCTGTGGCGCGTTCCCGCCCGTGGCTGA
- a CDS encoding iron chelate uptake ABC transporter family permease subunit, which translates to MRPSRVPALAALAALLLLACGFWLFQGLGSGNRSFILQLRATKLAALLTVSVSIGVATVLFQTVAANRVLTPSIMGFDALYVLMQTLLVGALGIAGFANLPPAAKFAAEILAMAGLATLLFSTLLGRGAQDIPRTILTGVILGVLFRTLSQFAARVMDPNEFAVVQSISYASFGRVQAGLLPYATGLAALAVAGAMWLAPRLDVMALGRESAVSLGLPFNRMVMGTLALVAVLVAVSTALVGPVPFFGLIVAGLAHALTGSARHARLLPAAGLIAAIILVTGQMLFERVLGQATTLSVVVEFAGGLFFLFLLLKGRIR; encoded by the coding sequence TTGCGCCCTTCTCGCGTCCCGGCACTCGCCGCGCTCGCCGCGCTGCTGCTTCTGGCCTGCGGGTTCTGGCTGTTTCAGGGCCTCGGCAGCGGCAATCGCAGCTTCATCCTTCAGCTGCGTGCAACCAAACTGGCGGCGCTGTTGACGGTGTCGGTGTCGATCGGCGTTGCGACGGTGCTGTTCCAGACGGTCGCCGCCAACCGCGTCCTGACCCCTTCGATCATGGGATTCGACGCCCTCTACGTCCTGATGCAGACGCTGCTGGTCGGCGCGCTGGGCATAGCCGGCTTTGCCAACCTGCCGCCCGCGGCCAAGTTCGCGGCCGAGATTTTGGCCATGGCCGGTCTTGCCACATTGCTGTTCAGCACCCTCTTGGGACGCGGCGCGCAAGACATCCCCCGCACAATCCTGACCGGCGTCATCCTCGGCGTCCTGTTTCGCACCCTGTCCCAGTTCGCCGCCCGGGTCATGGACCCGAACGAGTTCGCCGTGGTCCAGTCCATAAGCTATGCCAGCTTCGGTCGGGTGCAGGCCGGGCTGCTGCCCTATGCCACCGGCCTTGCAGCGCTGGCGGTGGCGGGCGCCATGTGGCTCGCCCCGCGGCTTGACGTGATGGCCCTCGGGCGCGAGTCCGCGGTCTCGCTCGGCCTGCCGTTCAACCGGATGGTGATGGGGACGCTGGCACTGGTCGCGGTTCTGGTCGCGGTCTCGACCGCGCTGGTCGGGCCGGTACCGTTCTTTGGCCTCATCGTTGCCGGCCTCGCCCATGCGCTGACCGGCAGCGCCCGCCACGCGCGGCTGCTGCCGGCGGCGGGGCTGATTGCGGCCATCATCCTCGTCACCGGCCAGATGCTGTTCGAGCGCGTGCTGGGTCAGGCCACGACCCTGTCAGTGGTGGTCGAGTTCGCCGGCGGCCTCTTCTTCCTGTTCCTGCTGCTGAAAGGGCGGATCCGATGA
- a CDS encoding siderophore ABC transporter substrate-binding protein, protein MRGLALSGLMAAALAAFTPLSAGAADVTVATAQGEASVPQNPAKVAVFDLSAADTLLALGVQPAGLPDKVYLKRFDDAAGAATKIGTLFEPNLEALAGLGPDLAIVGGRSATQREAVAKLAPTIDMTIGTDVLADARARLDAYGKVFGKEADAAALAKTLDEKLAGLKDAGAGKGTALFVMTNGNKMAAYGPGSRFGWLHDVTGLAPAATGLDPAAGHGDAISHEFIAQTDPDWLLVMDRSAAVGEEGPSAEATLKTPLVEGTKAWKAGHVVYLPSGDLYLSPGGYTALTGILDSLTAALKG, encoded by the coding sequence ATGCGCGGACTTGCACTCTCTGGTTTGATGGCTGCCGCACTGGCGGCGTTCACCCCGCTTTCCGCCGGCGCGGCCGATGTCACCGTCGCCACCGCGCAGGGCGAGGCGTCCGTGCCGCAGAACCCGGCCAAGGTCGCGGTGTTCGATCTGTCGGCCGCCGACACGCTGCTGGCGCTGGGCGTGCAGCCTGCCGGCCTGCCGGACAAGGTCTATCTGAAGCGTTTCGATGACGCCGCGGGCGCTGCCACCAAAATTGGCACGCTGTTCGAGCCGAACCTCGAGGCGCTGGCCGGCCTCGGCCCGGACCTCGCGATCGTCGGCGGCCGATCGGCCACGCAGCGTGAGGCGGTGGCCAAACTTGCGCCGACCATCGACATGACTATCGGCACCGACGTGCTGGCGGATGCCCGCGCGCGCCTCGACGCCTACGGCAAGGTCTTCGGCAAGGAGGCCGATGCGGCCGCCCTCGCCAAGACCCTCGACGAGAAACTGGCCGGGTTGAAGGATGCCGGGGCCGGCAAGGGCACCGCCCTCTTCGTCATGACCAATGGCAACAAGATGGCAGCGTATGGACCGGGCTCGCGCTTTGGCTGGCTGCATGACGTGACGGGCCTCGCGCCCGCGGCGACCGGCCTCGACCCCGCGGCCGGCCACGGCGATGCCATCAGCCACGAATTCATCGCCCAGACCGATCCCGACTGGCTGCTGGTCATGGACCGCTCGGCCGCCGTGGGCGAGGAAGGGCCGTCGGCCGAAGCGACGCTGAAGACCCCGCTGGTCGAGGGCACCAAGGCGTGGAAGGCCGGGCACGTGGTTTATCTGCCCTCGGGTGATCTTTACCTGTCGCCCGGCGGCTATACCGCGCTGACCGGGATCCTCGACAGCCTGACGGCCGCGCTGAAAGGGTGA
- a CDS encoding I78 family peptidase inhibitor, which produces MRTLSRFVPVVALGSVLVLSACIEPMPPAAPPLPTTAACKAPQFQGLIGQQRSVLDGMLLPAGARIIGPHDPVTADFNGERLNFEIGVTGRIEKVSCF; this is translated from the coding sequence ATGCGTACTCTGTCTCGCTTTGTTCCGGTCGTCGCCCTCGGCTCCGTGCTGGTCCTGTCCGCATGTATCGAACCCATGCCCCCGGCTGCACCCCCGCTGCCCACTACGGCGGCCTGCAAGGCACCCCAGTTCCAGGGCCTGATCGGCCAGCAGCGCAGCGTGCTGGACGGCATGCTGCTGCCCGCCGGCGCACGCATCATCGGCCCCCACGATCCGGTCACGGCCGATTTCAACGGCGAGCGCCTGAACTTCGAGATTGGCGTCACTGGCCGGATCGAGAAAGTCAGCTGCTTCTGA
- a CDS encoding AEC family transporter produces the protein MLPIFLKTLPFFALIGTGWLAGRTRFFPPEATAWLTRFVFFFALSAMLFRFAASLDMAQLWDPRFVLAYLAGTFAVWGIGLAVARLRGLPLAEAAMEAQCCMIGNTGFLGVPMLLVLLGPAATGPVLLVLTIDMVVFSTLITVIVTAARQGRINRDAWGAIGRGLADNPMIVAMLAGLAFGALHLPLPAPAAEFLDLLGAAATPGALFAIGASLAARQAARLGPSLWLASAKLVLHPLAVAIAAFAIFRVEPRAAGMMVAAAALPVAGNTYILAQYFHVAEQRVSTAILLSTAFSILTIPPVIAWISGT, from the coding sequence ATGCTGCCGATCTTCCTCAAGACGCTGCCGTTCTTCGCGCTGATCGGCACCGGCTGGCTGGCGGGGCGCACCCGCTTTTTCCCGCCCGAGGCGACTGCCTGGCTGACCAGGTTCGTGTTCTTCTTCGCGCTGTCGGCCATGCTGTTCCGCTTTGCCGCCTCGCTCGACATGGCGCAGTTGTGGGACCCGCGCTTTGTGCTGGCCTACCTGGCCGGCACATTCGCGGTCTGGGGCATTGGCCTTGCCGTCGCCCGCCTGCGCGGGCTGCCACTGGCCGAGGCGGCGATGGAGGCGCAGTGCTGCATGATCGGCAACACCGGCTTTCTGGGCGTGCCGATGCTGCTGGTGCTGCTGGGACCGGCGGCGACGGGTCCGGTGCTGCTGGTGCTGACCATCGACATGGTCGTGTTCTCGACCCTGATCACCGTGATCGTCACCGCCGCGCGGCAAGGGCGCATCAACCGTGATGCCTGGGGCGCGATCGGTCGCGGGCTGGCGGATAACCCGATGATCGTCGCAATGCTGGCCGGCCTCGCCTTCGGCGCGCTGCACCTGCCGCTGCCCGCCCCCGCGGCCGAGTTTCTGGACCTGCTCGGCGCCGCCGCGACGCCCGGCGCCCTCTTTGCCATCGGCGCCTCGCTGGCCGCCCGGCAGGCGGCGCGCCTCGGGCCGTCCCTGTGGCTGGCGTCGGCCAAGCTGGTGCTGCACCCGCTGGCGGTCGCCATCGCAGCCTTTGCCATCTTCCGGGTCGAGCCACGCGCCGCGGGCATGATGGTCGCCGCCGCCGCGCTGCCGGTAGCGGGCAACACCTATATTCTGGCACAATATTTCCATGTCGCCGAACAGCGGGTCTCGACCGCGATCTTGCTGTCGACCGCGTTCAGTATCCTGACGATCCCGCCGGTGATCGCCTGGATTTCCGGCACCTGA